One segment of Candidatus Deferrimicrobiaceae bacterium DNA contains the following:
- a CDS encoding ABC transporter ATP-binding protein: protein MLLTIENLSVYHGNIKALHEISFSVGRGEIVSLIGANGAGKSTILKAIAGILTPRSGKILLAGGDLIGIPSHTIVRMGVSLVPEGRGIFANMSVRENLEMGAYIRDLRQEVEKGIGEVFALFPRLKERASQPAGTLSGGEQQMLAIGRAMVARPALVLLDEPSMGLSPLLVREIFRMIREINEAGTTILLVEQNAFMALSVAHRAYVLETGRITLQGTASTLRTDPKVRAAYLGDVIE, encoded by the coding sequence ATGTTGCTAACTATTGAAAATCTAAGCGTATACCATGGCAACATAAAGGCTTTGCACGAGATCTCCTTCTCTGTCGGAAGGGGGGAGATCGTCTCCCTGATCGGAGCGAACGGCGCAGGGAAGAGCACCATACTGAAAGCCATCGCCGGGATTCTCACGCCCCGATCGGGAAAGATTCTCCTGGCGGGGGGGGACCTGATCGGGATCCCCTCGCACACGATCGTCCGGATGGGGGTTTCTCTCGTGCCGGAAGGTAGAGGGATCTTCGCCAACATGTCCGTCCGGGAGAACCTGGAGATGGGCGCGTATATCCGGGACCTTCGGCAGGAAGTGGAAAAAGGGATCGGGGAGGTGTTCGCCCTCTTCCCCCGGTTGAAGGAGCGGGCTTCCCAGCCGGCCGGGACTCTCTCGGGGGGGGAGCAGCAGATGCTCGCCATCGGGCGGGCGATGGTCGCAAGGCCCGCCCTTGTCCTGCTGGACGAGCCGTCGATGGGGCTTTCCCCCCTTCTGGTTCGGGAGATATTCCGGATGATCCGGGAGATCAACGAGGCCGGGACGACCATCCTCCTCGTCGAGCAGAACGCCTTCATGGCGCTCTCCGTGGCCCACCGGGCGTACGTCCTGGAAACGGGCCGGATCACGCTGCAGGGGACTGCCTCGACGCTTCGGACTGACCCGAAGGTCCGCGCCGCCTATCTCGGCGACGTTATCGAATAA